The DNA region TTTACAGTTTTTCCTTATTCATACCTAGACACACAGATTTTCACTCCCATCTCTTCTTAACATATCTTCCAGCTATCCATCCAGCCAAGACTCCTCCGAAGATGATTAGATAAGGATAAGCTAGAGCTATTGGGGTTTTAAAATTTTCAGGGGTATACTTCCAGAATACCGGAGCAAATAGACACAGTATGAGCACAGCACTCCATATCCGCTTCATTTCCCAAACCTCTCTAAATTAGTTCACCAATGTGTCTCTCACCACTTCATATGTGATTTTCAGCTTCATGGTTTGACTCCCACCGTTACAACCATTCTCTCATTTATGTAATGGCTTTCTACTTCAAAACCAGCTTTTCTTAGGATGAATTCCACAATCCATGGAGACCAAAGGTAGAACTTAACGCTAAAAGTTGTCCCGTTGTCTAAATTTATGAAGAACCTTTCCTCTAAGCCTTCAATGAAGTTAAAACCTTTGTGAATGGAAATCAGCGAGCCCTCTACAAAAGCATCTCTGTGCCAGCTATAAAGCCCGTTTATTGTATCTGCGTGTTCAATTACAAGCACTCCCTTTGGCTTTAAGACTCGATAAACTTCTCTAATTATCTCGTCAAAGTCATAAACGCTGAAGTGCGGCAAAGGAGAGCCAAGTAAAGCCACAAGATCAAAGCTTTCACTCTCAAACTCCAGCCTTTTAGCATCCATAAGGTAGAATTCTGCTTTGGAACCTCTTTCCTTTGCAACTTCTTTAGATTTTTGAATCGCTTCTTTTCTAATGTCTATTCCAATGACCTTAAAGCCGAGTTC from Palaeococcus pacificus DY20341 includes:
- a CDS encoding class I SAM-dependent methyltransferase, with protein sequence MSRHLGEGADIYYKALPTTWDATSEIGKRRIRELKETLRKYLSIKGGKALDVGCGTGISTFALEELGFKVIGIDIRKEAIQKSKEVAKERGSKAEFYLMDAKRLEFESESFDLVALLGSPLPHFSVYDFDEIIREVYRVLKPKGVLVIEHADTINGLYSWHRDAFVEGSLISIHKGFNFIEGLEERFFINLDNGTTFSVKFYLWSPWIVEFILRKAGFEVESHYINERMVVTVGVKP